The following coding sequences lie in one Musa acuminata AAA Group cultivar baxijiao chromosome BXJ3-1, Cavendish_Baxijiao_AAA, whole genome shotgun sequence genomic window:
- the LOC135628353 gene encoding BOI-related E3 ubiquitin-protein ligase 1-like → MVIRAQRPSGVPLLNGSLPPTLISLAHLRSESAAPLTSTGLQLAFGEQQQQQQRAFNPLLPASQALFEKLAPHLKQHQDEIDGYLRAQALLSAAATAARQRIKTKEAEVEQAARQSAELERLIARLRAETLTWQAKAVAAQTAVAGLQAQLQRATEVAATAWEGEGESGSASLIDQEPAAQGSCRACRLRNAAVVVLPCRHLSLCADCAAAGAADSCPACGRISTGSLHVAFS, encoded by the exons ATGGTGATTCGAGCGCAGCGTCCGTCCGGTGTTCCACTGCTGAACGG CAGTCTTCCGCCAACGTTGATAAGCCTTGCGCATCTTCGATCGGAATCCGCTGCTCCCCTCACCTCCACCGGCCTCCAGCTCGCCTTTggcgagcagcagcagcagcagcaacgcgCCTTCAACCCCCTTCTTCCTGCTTCCCAAGCCCTCTTCGAGAAACTCGCCCCTCATCTTAAGCAGCACCAAGACGAAATCGATGGCTACCTACGCGCGCAG GCTCTCCTGAGCGCCGCGGCGACTGCGGCACGGCAGAGGATCAAGACGAAGGAAGCAGAGGTGGAGCAGGCCGCAAGGCAGAGCGCCGAGCTCGAGAGGCTAATCGCCCGCCTGAGAGCCGAGACGCTTACCTGGCAAGCCAAAGCGGTGGCGGCCCAGACTGCGGTCGCGGGTCTACAGGCGCAGCTTCAGCGGGCCACGGAGGTGGCCGCGACCGCCTGGGAGGGCGAGGGCGAGAGCGGCTCTGCCTCGTTGATCGACCAAGAGCCGGCAGCCCAGGGGTCATGCCGCGCGTGCCGGCTGCGAAACGCGGCGGTTGTGGTGCTCCCGTGCCGCCACCTCTCCCTCTGCGCGGACTGCGCGGCCGCCGGTGCCGCTGATTCGTGCCCCGCTTGCGGGCGCATCAGCACCGGGAGCCTCCACGTTGCCTTCTCCTAA